The proteins below are encoded in one region of Nitrospira sp.:
- a CDS encoding hypothetical protein (possible pseudo, frameshifted) has protein sequence MLRKSANSGSDKAMNNKAFQSESAGKLVQTSAGYAAFVPAKLPPRIEYDTPLILSLSRADAALSELAGLGRHLPNPHLLIGPYIRREAVLSSRIEGTKASLSDLLIDEMEQSTPRPEDTDLREVRNYVAAMTHGIDRLRTLPLSLRLVRELHALLMKGVRGEQATPGEFRRSQNWIGPAGSTIATASDVPPPPDCMDDLLTDWEQFLHEKDMFPDLVQCAIMHEQF, from the coding sequence ATGCTCCGAAAGTCAGCCAACAGTGGTAGTGATAAAGCAATGAACAACAAGGCCTTTCAATCCGAGTCTGCGGGGAAGCTGGTCCAGACGTCCGCGGGATATGCGGCTTTTGTACCTGCCAAGCTGCCGCCCAGAATTGAGTATGACACCCCACTGATTCTGTCATTATCACGGGCCGATGCAGCACTAAGCGAACTTGCAGGTCTCGGACGGCATCTCCCAAATCCGCACCTGCTCATCGGTCCTTACATCCGGAGAGAGGCCGTACTCTCGTCGAGGATCGAAGGGACAAAAGCCAGCCTGTCGGATTTACTCATTGACGAAATGGAGCAGTCGACGCCCCGCCCCGAGGATACCGACTTGCGGGAAGTCCGCAATTACGTGGCTGCTATGACTCATGGGATTGATCGATTGAGGACGTTGCCCTTGTCCCTTCGGCTGGTCCGAGAGCTCCATGCTCTACTCATGAAGGGCGTACGAGGGGAGCAAGCGACTCCGGGGGAATTCAGGCGCAGCCAAAACTGGATCGGCCCGGCGGGAAGCACGATCGCGACGGCTTCGGATGTTCCACCCCCGCCAGACTGTATGGATGATCTGTTGACGGACTGGGAACAATTCCTCCATGAAAAAGACATGTTCCCAGACCTCGTCCAATGCGCAATCATGCATGAACAGTTTTGA
- a CDS encoding peroxiredoxin, translating into MDVRPKVYTYHTSVKWTEHRKGIGSAAGKPDLEVATPPEFKGHEGIWSPEDLFVASANVCLMTTFLAMAERGGLGFTAYTGDAEGTLELVDGRFRFTKIVLRPRLTLKPGEDPAKAKQILEKAEANCLISNSMACAITLEPTIQ; encoded by the coding sequence ATGGATGTTCGGCCGAAGGTCTATACGTATCACACGAGCGTGAAGTGGACGGAGCATCGCAAAGGTATTGGGTCTGCGGCCGGCAAACCTGATCTCGAGGTTGCCACGCCCCCCGAATTCAAGGGTCATGAAGGCATCTGGTCTCCCGAAGACCTGTTCGTCGCCTCCGCCAATGTGTGCCTGATGACGACGTTTCTCGCGATGGCCGAACGCGGAGGACTTGGGTTCACGGCCTATACTGGTGACGCCGAGGGAACGCTGGAGCTGGTCGACGGCAGGTTTCGCTTTACCAAGATTGTGCTGCGGCCTCGGCTGACTCTGAAACCAGGCGAGGATCCCGCCAAGGCAAAGCAAATTCTCGAGAAGGCCGAAGCCAACTGCCTGATCTCCAATTCCATGGCCTGCGCGATTACACTCGAACCCACGATTCAATAA